Genomic segment of Lolium rigidum isolate FL_2022 unplaced genomic scaffold, APGP_CSIRO_Lrig_0.1 contig_19570_1, whole genome shotgun sequence:
AAACTCGAAAAGGATCCTTCTGATTCTCAAagaatgaggggcaaggggattGATACCGAGAAATATTTCTTCTTATTATAAGACGTTATTTGATCCGCATATGTTTGGTTTGGTAAAAGAACAATCTTCTCCTTTAATCATATCATAAATGGAAAGTATTCAATTAGAACATGAAAACGTGACTCAATTGGTCTTAGTTAGTCTTCGGGACGGAGTGGAAGAAGGGCGGAGACTCTCGAACGAGGAAAAGGATCCCTTCGAAAGAATTGACCGAGGAGCCGTATGAGGTGAAAATCTCATGTACGGTTCTGTAAAGGGACAGTAAGGGTGACTTATCTGTCGACTTTTCCACTATCAACCCCAAAAAACCCAACTCTGCCTTACGTAAAGTTGCCAGAGTACGATTAACCTCTGGATTTGAAATCACTGCTTATATACCTGGTATTGGCCATAATTTACAAGAACATTCTGTAGTATTAGTAAGAGGAGGAAGGGTTAAGGATTTACCCGGTGTGAGATATCGCATTATTCGAGGAACCCTAGATGCTGTCGCAGTAAAGAATCGTCAACAAGGGCGTTCTAGTGCGTTGTAGATTCTTATCCAAGACTTGTATCATTTGATGATGCCATGTGAATCGCTAGAAACATGTGAAGTGTATGGCTAACCCAATAACGAAAGTTTCGTAAGGGGACTGGAGCAGGCTACCATGAGACAAAAGATCCTCTTTCTAAAGAGATTCGATTCGGAACTCTTATATGTCCAAGGTCAATATGGAAATTCTTTCAGAGGTTTTCCCTTACTTTGTCCGTGTCAACAAACAATTCGAAATACCTCGACTTTTTCAGAACAGGTCCGAGTCAAATAGCAATGATTCGAAGCACTTCTTTTTCCATTACACTATTTCGGAAACCTAAGGACTCGATCGTATGGATATGGAAAATACAGGATTTCCGATCCTAGCGGGAAAAGGAGGGAAACGGATACTCAATTTAAAGTGAGTAAACAGAATTCCATACTCGATCTCATAGATCCCTATAGAATTCTGTGGAAAGCCGTATTCGATTAAAGTCGTATGTACGGCTTGGAGGGAGATCTTTCCTATCTTTCGAGATCCACCCTACAATATGGGgtcaaaaagccaaaaaaataagTGATTTTAGCCCTTATAAAAAGAAAACGGATTCTTGAACCTCTTTCACGCTCATGTCACGTCGAGGTACTGCAGAAAAAAGAACTGCAAAATCCGATCCTATTTTTCGTAATCGATTAGTTAACATGGTGGTTAACCGTATTATGAAAGACGGAAAAAAATCATTGGCTTATCAAATTCTCTATCGAGCCGTGAAAAAGATTCAACAAAAGACAGAAACAAATCCACTATTGGTTTTACGTCAAGCAATACGTAGAGTAACTCCCAATATAGGAGTAAAAACAAGACGTAATAAAAAAGGATCGACGCGGAAAGTTCCGATTGAAATAGGATCTAAACAAGGAAGAGCACTTGCCATTCGTTGGTTATTAGAAGCATCCCAAAAGCGTCCGGGTCGAAATATGGCTTTCAAATTAAGTTCCGAATTAGTAGATGCTGCCAAAGGGAGTGGGGGTGCCATACGCAAAAAGGAAGCGACTCATAGAATGGCAGAGGCAAATAGAGCTCTTGCACATTTTCGTTAATCCATGAACAGAATCTAGGCATGTAGGCACATGGGTCCGTACATCTCGATCGGAAAAGAATCAATAGAAGGAGAATCGGACAATATCTTTCTCGAAACAAACAAAAAgcaaaagaaagagaaaacagAAATCATGATCAACTAAGCCCTCTCGAGGGCTTGCTTAAGAATAAGAAAGAAGAATCTTATGGAAATAGCATGGAATAAGGTTTGATCCTATTCATGGGGATTCCCTAAATATCCCATTCCAAAAATCGAAACAATCGGGACTTTTCGGAGATTGGATGCAGTTACTAATTCATGATCTGGCATGTACAGAATGAAAACTTCATTCTCGATTCTACGAGAATTTTTATGAAAGCGTTTCATTTGCTTCTCTTCAATGGAAGTTTCATTTTCCCAGAATGTATCCTAATTTTTGGCCTAATTCTTCTTCTGATGATCGATTCAACCTCTGATCAAAAAGATAGACCTTGGTTCTATTTCATCTCTTCAACAAGTTTAGTAATAAGCATAACGGCCCTATTGTTCCGATGGAGAGAAGAACCTATAATTAGCTTTTCGGGAAATTTCCAAACGAACAATTTCAACGAAATCTTTCAATTTCTCATTTTATTATGTTCCACTTTATGTATTCCTCTATCCGTAGAGTACATTGAATGTACCGAAATGGCTATAACAGAGTTTCTGTTATTCATATTAACAGCTACTCTAGGGGGAATGTTTTTATGTGGTGCTAACGATTTAATAACTATCTTTGTAGCTCCAGAATGTTTCAGTTTATGTTCCTACCTATTGTCTGGATATACCAAGAGAGATCTACGGTCTAATGAGGCTACTATGAAATATTTACTCATGGGTGGGGCAAGCTCTTCTATTCTGGTTCATGGTTTCTCTTGGCTATATGGTTCATCTGGGGGGGAGATCGAGCTTCAAGAAATTGTGAACGGTCTTATCAATACACAAATGTATAACTCCCCAGGAATTTCAATTGCGCTTATATCCATCACTGTAGGACTTGGGTTCAAGCTTTCCCCAGCCCCTTTTCATCAATGGACTCCTGACGTCTACGAAGGAGTGTGGTTCGTTCGACAAATTCCTACCTCTATATCTATCTCTGAGGTGTTTGGGTTTTGCAAAACTCCATAGACATGCAGAAGAGAAATGCTATCCCCACTCCGACCAAGACAGAACTTTTACCAAAAGTTTATTGTGATCTTTTTGTTCAAATAACAATTAAGGTGAAGCAGGGTCAGGAACAACGAATCTCTTTATGATAAACAGATCCATTTTGCAAGTTCGTTATTACGGGTAGTTCCTACAAAGAATTGGACTAATGACGTATACAATGCTTGAATTATCGATGTAGATGCTACATAGTGGGTTCTCATCCTTCAGAGACTACGAGTGTAATAGGAGCCCCATCCGTTGACAAAAGGATCACCCTAAGATGATCATCTCATGGCTATTGGGAACGAATCAAATCAGATGGTTCTATTTCTCAACCTTTCTGACTTGCTCCTCCGGAACCAAGGTCGAAAGGATTGAAAAAGTCAGTCATTCACAACCACTGATGAAGGATTCCTCGAAAAGTTAAGGATTAGTAGTTCTTTTTCGAAATCGATTTCGAAAAAGAATGGATTCGGTCTTATACATACGCGAGGAAGGTaatcaaaaaagaaagaagacgaGTTCTTCTTTCTTTTATCACTTAGGAGCCGTGCGAGATGAAAGTCTCATGCACGGTTTTGCATGAGAGAAAGAAGTGAGGAATCCTCTTTTCGACTCTGACTCCCCCACTCCAGTCGTTGCTTTTCTTTCTGTTACTTCAAAAGTAGCTGCTTCAGCTTCAGCCACGCGAATTCTCGatattcctttttatttctcATCAAACGAATGGCATCTTCTTCTGGAAATCCTAGCTATTCTTAGCATGATTTTGGGGAATCTCCTTGCTATTACTCAAACAAGCATGAAACGTATGCTTGCATATTCGTCCATAGGGCAAATCGGATATGTAATTATTGGAATAATTGTTGGAGACTCAAATGATGGATATGCAAGCATGATAACTTATATGCTGTTCTATATCTCCATGAATCTAGGAACTTTTGCTTGCATTGTATTATTTGGTCTACGTACCGGAACTGATAACATTCGAGATTATGCAGGATTAtacacgaaagatccttttttggctCTCTCTTTAGCCCTATGTCTCTTATCCCTAGGAGGCCTTCCTCCACTAGCAGGTTTCTTCGGAAAACTCTATCTATTCTGGTGTGGATGGCAAGCAGGCCTATATTTCTTGGTTTCAATAGGACTCCTTACGAGCGTTCTTTCTATCTACTATTATCTAAAAATAATCAAGTTATTAATGACTGGACGAAACCAAGAAATTACCCCTTATGTGCGAAATTATAGAAGATCCCCTTTAAGATCAAACAATTCCATCGAATTGAGTATGACTGTATGTGTGATAGCATCTACTTTACCAGGAATATCAATGAACCCCATTCTTGCAATTGCTCAGGATACCCTCTTTTAGCTGCTAGGTCTATTTCTTTCTTAGTTCAAGATCCCTCTTACTAACTGGAATAAAAGAATTAGTAGATCTGTTCCGCCCAAAATGGGAATGGGCGCTAGGGTTATGAACTTATAATCATGGAATCAACTCGATCATCAGATTATAAGTTCATTCCATTTACATAGAAATCCCTACGTCCTTACATTCTATTTAGGATTAGGAATAGGTGTAATCAGATTAGGATTAGGAATAGGTGTAATCAGACCTGCTTTTGACATATCTATCCTATTCTTAGTTGGGTACCATATGCACCTCTTTGGGCTTCTATTGAATCGAGAAATTGGATTGTACATCTTTCATCTTTTTGATTTTGATATCGATTTTGATACATATAAGGTGTCCTACGGATAATGCAAATCGAAGCTATTTTATGTCTGACTCAGGCCTATATGACCGATCGATCGAAATACTCCAAGACTCCACCTTTGTCATATATTCCATATATCACATTAGATAGATATCATATTCATGGAATATGATTCACTTTCAAGATGCCTTGATGGTGAAATGGTAGACACGCGAGACTCAAAATCTCGTGCTGAAGAGCGTGGAGGTTCGAGTCCTCTTCAAGGCATAATATGGAGAATGCTCATTCAATCAGCATTCCCCGTAGAAGTATTCCGAAAATCTGCGCCTGGCGCTCTCCTCTATCTTCTGAGGTCCTTAACCATCTCCCTGAGAAAAGTAGACAGTAAAAGCCAAAATAGACTAAATATAGCCTGAACGATCCTAAAAATCCCTCGAAGGAGATAATAAAGAACCCAAAGCAGATGGTATCCTACTGCAAGGGTGGTCTTAAGAATCCAAAAGAGGTTGCTCAGAAGAGATAGATGTATCCCAACCGCTATTGCTCTCGCGTAAAGACTTTTTTTTACGCGACAGGAAAAAATGACTACGAATTCCCCTTTTTGTTTGCGAATCCCTGTTTGTATCCTTTGAGCACACGCCTATTAAGTAGCGATCAAATCAAGGAAATCGATCAAACGATCCCAATACCGTGAAAGAGAAACTTCCCAGATCCAGGGAAGCTTATCATAAAGGGCTTCGACAAGGGGTTTTCTTCGT
This window contains:
- the LOC124680527 gene encoding 30S ribosomal protein S7, chloroplastic, which gives rise to MSRRGTAEKRTAKSDPIFRNRLVNMVVNRIMKDGKKSLAYQILYRAVKKIQQKTETNPLLVLRQAIRRVTPNIGVKTRRNKKGSTRKVPIEIGSKQGRALAIRWLLEASQKRPGRNMAFKLSSELVDAAKGSGGAIRKKEATHRMAEANRALAHFR
- the LOC124680526 gene encoding NAD(P)H-quinone oxidoreductase subunit 2 B, chloroplastic, with amino-acid sequence MIWHVQNENFILDSTRIFMKAFHLLLFNGSFIFPECILIFGLILLLMIDSTSDQKDRPWFYFISSTSLVISITALLFRWREEPIISFSGNFQTNNFNEIFQFLILLCSTLCIPLSVEYIECTEMAITEFLLFILTATLGGMFLCGANDLITIFVAPECFSLCSYLLSGYTKRDLRSNEATMKYLLMGGASSSILVHGFSWLYGSSGGEIELQEIVNGLINTQMYNSPGISIALISITVGLGFKLSPAPFHQWTPDVYEGVWFVRQIPTSISISEVFGFCKTP
- the LOC124680525 gene encoding NAD(P)H-quinone oxidoreductase subunit 2 A, chloroplastic-like codes for the protein MQKRNAIPTPTKTELLPKVYCDLFVQITIKKEVRNPLFDSDSPTPVVAFLSVTSKVAASASATRILDIPFYFSSNEWHLLLEILAILSMILGNLLAITQTSMKRMLAYSSIGQIGYVIIGIIVGDSNDGYASMITYMLFYISMNLGTFACIVLFGLRTGTDNIRDYAGLYTKDPFLALSLALCLLSLGGLPPLAGFFGKLYLFWCGWQAGLYFLVSIGLLTSVLSIYYYLKIIKLLMTGRNQEITPYVRNYRRSPLRSNNSIELSMTVCVIASTLPGISMNPILAIAQDTLF